The segment CGCGCCGTCGACCGGCGTCGACGCCCGACGCCGGCAGGTACTTCGACAACCATCACCACGGACAGAAGGCTTTTGAGTACCCTTCCGTTACAGGTAGCCATGCGGCGTGACGACAACGACGAGCCGTTCGACGACTTCTTCAGAGAGATAGAGCGGATGATGAACGACATGATGGGGGACGGCTCGGACGTACACTTCGACGGTGGGGACGCCGGGTTCGGGTCCGACACGCACGTCGACGTCCACGAGACCGACGACGAAGTCCGCGTCGTCGGCGACCTCCCGGGCGTCGAGAAGGACGACATCACACTCGAGTGCGACGGCGAGACGCTCACCATCAGCGCGCACACCGACCACCGACAGTACGACGAACGCGTCACGCTGCCGGCGAGCGTCGACGAGCACTCGGCGACCGCGACGTACAACAACGGCGTCCTCGAGGTCGTCTTCGAGTACGCCGACTCCTCGGCCGGCATCGACCTCCAGTAACGCGCCGTCGCGTTCTCTGGCTTCGCGCCTCGACAGTCCGTACTCAGGACTCGGCCGTTCGTTCGACGAGCGCCGCCAGTCGGTCGTAGAAGCCGTCCTCGTACTTCGTCGCCGCGTCGACGGTCGGTCGCGCGTTCGTCTCGTTGACGACGACGCGGTCGTCGGCGACGAGGAGGTCGACGCCGAGGAACCCGATGTCGAGGACGTCCGCGACGCGTTCGGCGAGCCGCCGCAGGTCGGGGTCGAGGTCGACGCCGGTCGCGGTCGCACCGCGGTGGACGTTGTGCTTCCAGCGACCGCGAGCGCGTTCGTCGTCGGCGAGCGAGCGTTCGACCGCGCCGACGTACTCGCCGTCGACGACCATCGCGCGGTAGTCGGTCGCGTCCGGGACGTACTCCTGGACGAGGAAGGACTTGTCGCCGGTCGCGCGGTAGTCGTGGACGAGCTCGAGGTAGTCGGTGACGCCCAGGAACGAGTCGGCGTCGTCGAGTTTCGCGACGCCGACGCCGCGCGTCGTCGAGTTCGGTTTCACGACGACCGGCGGATCGAACCGGTCGTAGGCGTCGACGAGCGCGGCTTCGTCGACGGGGTTGGAGACGAAGACCGAGTCGGGGACGGGGACGCCTTCGCGGGCGAGCGTCGCGAGCACCGCGGCCTTGTTCCGCGAGGTCAGGACCGCGTCGCGGCCGTTCACCCACGGCACGGCCAGGAGCGCGTC is part of the Halorubellus sp. JP-L1 genome and harbors:
- a CDS encoding RimK family alpha-L-glutamate ligase, whose amino-acid sequence is MLRVAVANREETFERIRDPLAERGIEVAHVPVRERTVDVTGGDGFAGVDGDLDAFDAGFVYPGRMMEGGVADALLAVPWVNGRDAVLTSRNKAAVLATLAREGVPVPDSVFVSNPVDEAALVDAYDRFDPPVVVKPNSTTRGVGVAKLDDADSFLGVTDYLELVHDYRATGDKSFLVQEYVPDATDYRAMVVDGEYVGAVERSLADDERARGRWKHNVHRGATATGVDLDPDLRRLAERVADVLDIGFLGVDLLVADDRVVVNETNARPTVDAATKYEDGFYDRLAALVERTAES
- a CDS encoding Hsp20/alpha crystallin family protein, which encodes MRRDDNDEPFDDFFREIERMMNDMMGDGSDVHFDGGDAGFGSDTHVDVHETDDEVRVVGDLPGVEKDDITLECDGETLTISAHTDHRQYDERVTLPASVDEHSATATYNNGVLEVVFEYADSSAGIDLQ